One window of the Melanotaenia boesemani isolate fMelBoe1 chromosome 14, fMelBoe1.pri, whole genome shotgun sequence genome contains the following:
- the fpgt gene encoding fucose-1-phosphate guanylyltransferase: protein MSQECARKLQTSTKEKLRKLNSLRGREVQPGEFWDVVVITAVDGSQREAYELQISEKLDRKELPLGTHYKVFSDPPGSKIGNGGSTLYALQQLNDIYGKALNTMRVILIHAGGFSQRLPSASALGKIFMAVPLGDPIYQMLELKLAMYVDFPSQMKPGILVTCADDIELYSIAEEESVKFDKPGFTALAHPSPLSVGTTHGVFVLHPHEKSSYPEMENVSCLHFLHKPSIDKMRESGAVCKRKSGQFSVSDSEFVYTDSTYYIDFDTAKSLLILLKELGPLDCEIDAYGDFLQALGPKATIEYTNNTANVTKEESSLVKIRQKIFHLLKGTPLNVILLNNSKFYHIGTTSEYLLHLTEDEVLRKELGLLSSTFSARVNGNSESASGCCVMYSVLDPCCSVGAGSVVEYSRLGVGVTVGGGSIISSCWVSPGLSVPAGTFIHSLCVKHQNQTRFVTVFFGIKDNLKHSVEAPASMEELKFLGFSLVQCLSNWGMENEVLRFSGDASTCSLWNACLFPVCSSQESSFSISLEMLQAIIGGSTSPLPKDTHLMSMQECLQCKNLEEMLMLRKRLHDDITQRRVMD from the exons ATGAGCCAGGAGTGTGCCAGAAAGCTACAAACCTCTACAAAGGAAAAACTCAGGAAACTAAACTCTCTGCGTG GTCGAGAGGTGCAACCCGGGGAGTTTTGGGACGTAGTGGTTATAACAGCTGTGGATGGAAGCCAGAGAGAAGCGTATGAGCTGCAGATCAGCGAGAAATTGGACAGAAAGGAGCTTCCTCTGGGAACTCACTATAAGGTCTTCTCGGATCCTCCAGGATCCAAAATAG GGAATGGAGGCTCCACTCTGTACGCTCTGCAGCAACTGAATGACATCTATGGAAAGGCTCTGAACACAATGAGAGTAATCCTGATCCATGCAG GTGGTTTCAGTCAGCGTCTACCCAGTGCTAGCGCTCTGGGAAAAATCTTTATGGCTGTTCCATTGGGTGACCCCATCTACCAGATGCTGGAACTGAAACTAGCCATGTATGTGGATTTCCCTTCACAAATGAAGCCAGGCATCCTGGTGACCTGCGCTGATGACATAGAGCTCTATAGTATTGCTGAGGAAGAAAGTGTGAAGTTTGACAAACCTGGCTTCACAGCTTTAGCCCACCCATCCCCACTCTCCGTTGGAACTACCCATGGGGTGTTTGTGCTGCATCCACATGAAAAGTCCTCTTACCCTGAAATGGAGaatgtttcctgtctgcatTTCCTACACAAGCCAAGTATTGATAAGATGCGAGAAAGTGGAGCTGTTTGTAAGAGGAAAAGTGGACAGTTTTCTGTGTCTGATAGTGAATTTGTTTACACTGACAGCACATATTATATTGACTTTGATACTGCAAAGTCTCTTCTGATCCTGCTGAAAGAGTTAGGACCTTTAGACTGTGAGATAGATGCATATGGGGATTTTCTTCAGGCACTGGGGCCTAAAGCCACAATAGAGTACACCAACAACACGGCTAATGTCACCAAAGAGGAGAGCAGCCTGGTCAAAATCCGTCAAAAGATCTTCCATCTTCTCAAAGGGACTCCCCTTAATGTCATTCTACTGAATAACTCCAAGTTTTATCACATTGGAACCACCTCTGAGTACCTCCTCCACCTGACTGAGGATGAGGTGCTGAGAAAAGAACTGGGTCTCCTATCATCCACCTTCAGTGCACGTGTCAATGGAAACTCTGAGAGCGCATCTGGCTGCTGCGTTATGTACAGTGTCCTTGATCCCTGTTGCTCTGTGGGAGCTGGATCAGTGGTGGAGTACTCCAGACTGGGAGTGGGGGTTACTGTTGGTGGAGGCTCCATCATCAGCAGCTGCTGGGTCAGTCCAGGCCTCTCAGTGCCAGCTGGAACCTTCATACACTCGCTTTGTGTGAAACACCAGAACCAAACCAGGTTTGTTACCGTCTTCTTTGGAATTAAGGACAACTTGAAGCACAGTGTGGAAGCCCCTGCATCCATGGAAGAGTTGAAGTTTTTGGGGTTCAGTCTGGTACAGTGTCTGTCTAACTGGGGAATGGAGAATGAAGTCTTGAGATTCTCTGGTGATGCATCCACCTGTAGCTTGTGGAACGCTTGTTTGTTTCCCGTTTGCTCCAGTCAGGAAAGCTCATTCTCAATATCTCTTGAGATGCTGCAGGCCATCATTGGTGGCTCTACAAGCCCTCTGCCCAAAGACACACATCTAATGTCAATGCAAGAGTGTTTACAATGTAAGAACCTGGAGGAAATGTTGATGCTCAGGAAGAGACTACATGATGACATCACACAGAGGAGAGTGATGGATTAA